CGACCCATCAAGCGACCGGCAGCGTGGCCAGCTTCCATGGTGAGACGGGAGATTCGATTCTTAAACAAGTTGAAGGCGAGAATCGCGGGAATGGCGAGCACGAGACCGACGAGGGTCGTAATGAGAGCCATCGAAATACCTTCCGCCAAATCGGAGGCCTTGGGCGTGGCACCGCTAATCGCGATCACCTGGAACGATGCCACCATTCCGTCCACCGTGCCGAGCAAACCGACGAGTGGGCTGATGCTGGCGATGAGCGAGATATAGCTGAGACGATGCTCAATCTTCATCCCTTCGTCTTCGGCGGTTTCGGCCATGGCTTCCATCGCCTTGTCGTAGCCGGCTTGCAAGTTGGCCATGCCCGAAGAGAGCATTTGCCCTAGGAACGATTCATCGTTCTTCGCCAGATCAAAGGCTTCTTGGAAGCGCTTTTCGTTGAGGTGAGCTTCGAAGGCATCGATCAAGTGGCGGGGGACGAAGGAATCGCGGCGGCAGACCAGGAAGTTCATCACCAAAATAGCCACGAAGCTAAACGACAGAGCCAGGAAGGCGATGGTGTAACGAATACCAAGCGCTTTGAAGAACCAGGCGAGGTAGCTTTGCTGAGGCTTGCCAGCGGGCTCTTCGGCGGCAGCGGGCTCTTCGGCAGGCTCGTCCTGCGCAACGGCTACGGGGCCGGTGACGATGCCGAGCGAACGGCCAGCCTCAACGCTTAGACCAAGCGCAAGCAGCAGGACTACAACCAAACCCCACGGCTTTGAAACTTCAAGCCACCGCATGACTGCCTCCCCAAATCCCGAGTAAACCCGATGTAAAGATTGTTTCCAAGAATAGTTGCCTAAACAGATTCTTTCCAGCGCTGCGAATTTATTCCCTGCAGGTATTTTGCGGTCACCAGGTTCATCCTGGCGGCACAACTATTCCAAATGGAGAAATCTCGCGAGAGACCCGTGGGCAGGGCAGTGAAGGAAGCGATCTGCAGATGCGAGGGTGCCGTAGGCAAACCATCGCCAGCTCGAATGAGCCGGCACCCCGATGTGGACTGGACATTCTAATTACCGAGGCGGGGCATAGTAAAGCAGCAACCCGCGTTTTTGGCACTGAAAAGCTATTCTTTCGCATTCCAGATGCTACCAGCGTAACGTTCGCGCAACGTTGCCCGGGCAGCGGTCGCCCGGTCGGCCTTGTTCAGGTCACCCCACAGCTTGACCAGGTTGTAGAGGGCTTCGGCATGGGCGTCGCTATCGGCGTAGAACAAAACATCGGTATGCAGATAGGCGAGTAAAGCGTCCTTCGGGCGGCCGGCCTTCAGGTGGCAGGCACCGAGAGCGTTGTAAGCGCGGGCAAAGAGCTTGGCGTCTTGCGGGTCATTCTTGGCAATGATCCCTTCGGCCATGGCAACGCCTTCATCGGCCTTGCCGGTTTCGCCCAGGCACTGGGCCTTGCCGACCGAGGCCAGCATTTTCTGCTGGGTGGCTTCCACGGTGCTGAGATTGCCGGCGAGCACGGCTTCGAACCCGGCGAGGGCGGCGGGGAAGTTCTTTTGAGCGACTTGGGCCCGCGCGACGGCGTTGTTGGCCCGCATTTGATAATCTTCGAACGGAGCCTTGGAGATTGGCGTGTAGTAGCGGACCGCGTTCTCGTACTTGCCCGAAGAGGCAGCCAGGTCGCCGAGCAGTTCGGCCGCTTCGTAGAAGTGATAGCTATCGGGAGCGGAGCGGAGGAAGGCCAGCATGTCGGCTTCGGCCTTCGTCTTGTCCCCACCTTCGCTCATGGCCAAGCGCAGTTCAGACAGTGCTTTGTAATAGGCCGCATCGTGCCGCATGAACTCGCGCGTGAGGGCCGCTGGGTCGACTTTCTTCAGTTCTTCAACGGCTGCGTTGTAGTTCTTCGCCACAACCGAGTTGCGGGCATTAGTTAGTTCGTTCGGTTCGTCGGCGAAGATCACGCGAGTGATTTCGTTGACGGGAAAAGATCGGGGCACGCCGGCCATATCGAGCGCGATCTCGTTCTTGGTGATCGTGGTAACGGTCCCCTTGCTCGGCACACCACCCTTGGTGGAATAGATCGTATCGAGCGACTGGGCCTGAGCGGCCAACGTGCAGCAACTGCCGAGAATGGCAGCAGCAACTGCGATCGTGGACTGACGGAACTGCATGACAAAATCTCCGGTTCGATAAGGTCGCCGCGAAGCAAGGCGGCGCTGAAATGTTGGAACGAATGTCGACTTGGAGGCGAATGAGCAAGCGGATGACACGGAACTATTTGGCAGAAGTGGCACTTCCAGCTGCCTTGGTGGTTGTTGTCGGAGCGGTCGTCGTCCCAGCCTTGGTAGGCGTCGTGCTATTCGCAGCTGGAGGTTCTGGCTGCCGCAGAGCGGCCAGGCCTAGTGGGCGTTCACCCAGGGCTTGTTGAACATTTTTGAGCAACGAGTCGTACTGGGCCCGCCACTTGTCGCCCCCCAGGTCGGGATAGAAGCCATACATGATGGCAACGTCCTTCTTGGCGTAGGCCAGTTGTTCCTTCTTCTTTACGTCGGTCTTCTGAGCCATCGCGTAGTTGTAGCGGCAGAGGGCCAGGTTGAACCGTGCTTCGTGGAAGATGTCTTTGTACTGAGCATTGGATGCGACAATTCTCGCAACTTGCGCCCAGCCCCAAACGTTGTTCTTGTCTTGCTTGGTCTTCGGATCTTTCATGGGGCGGGCACCGAAAATCGCCCGCTGATAGTTGTCTTCCATCTTCTCTCCCTTGAGCGCGCCCCAATCCTGATAGGTGCGGGCAGCTTCGATCTGCACAGGGAGAAGCATGTTCTGAGCCTTCAAGATCTCGTCGAAGAGGTCCATGGCTTCTTTGAATTTGCCCATCGAGCGGTTCGTGCGGGCCACCGACAGGCGGAGCGAAGTGGCCATGGCAGGCTGCAAGTAAGTCGGGTCCTTCTTGCCAGTATCGAGAATGCGTTGATAGGTGGCATTGGCTTCGGCAAAGTAGCGGGCCGCTTCGGGATTGATCCCCTTCGAAGCTGGACCGAAGCTTTCACCCATGCCGCGATACGTTTCCGCGACCCAGTTAAGAACCTTCAAATCCTTCGATTCCTTGGCCATCTGACCCAGGAACGCTTCGAAGCCCTTGCCGAGCGCCACCTTGGAAGCCGGTTCGGCAAGTTCCATTTGCTTTTGCAGATCGCGAGCGAGGCTGACGTAAATGCCAATCAGCTTGGACTGCCCCTTTTCGTCGGCACTGACCAATTGATTGAGCGATTCCATCACCCCCTTGGCCTTGGTCACTGTTTCGTCGGCATTGCCGCCAGCCGTACCAAGCGACGAGATGTAACTGCGCAGGGCAGTCTTGTAAGTTTCTTCGGGAAAGCCTTCACGCTGAGTCGTGGGATCGTTCTTGCGAACGAGCACCAGCGTGCCAACCTTGGGATCTTCGAGCAGGGCAGCCGCTTTGGCGGGCTCGTTGGTATCGACATAAATCTGGGCCAGCGAAAGGACCGCGGTGACGACAATCGGATTCACTTCGCCGCTGGCTTGCATGCGCGCCACACCATCGATGAGCGTGGTTTTGGCTTTGCTCTTCAGGCTATCGAGTTCCGTCTTCTTGGCAGCCAGATCGACACCTTCGGGCTTGATTTCGGTGCCGTTTTCCCAGTCGCGTAGTTGCTTAGAGCCTTCCAGATAGGCGGCCCACAAGGCCTGACCCATCTTCAACTCGGCCGCTCCGCGGGAAGCGTGGTCGGCGGGAATTTGGTCAAGGTACGTTTGCGCTTCGGCAAGTCGCTTCTCCTTGATCATGAATGGAATCAGGGTATTGAGCGCCTCGGCCGCCTCCGTGGAATCGGGCCATTTCTGCGTGATGTATTTGCAGATGCTGACGATCTGCTGAGCTTCGAAGTCCTTCTTTTCATCGGGATTCTGAGGGTCCTTCTCGCCGTACAGCTTGATGTACGACGCCATGGTGATCTTGGCGCATTGGCGCGCACCCTGAGCATCGGGATAGCGGCGAGAAATGAAATCGCCCACCACCGCCGCTTCCAGGTATTCGGCCTTCGTATAGGCCAGGTAGCAGAGGAGGTAGCGAACCAGATTCACTTCCTCGACGGGAGTCGCAGGTTCGACATAGCCCATCGCTAGTTTCAGATAACGGACAGCATCGTCGGTCGCCTGCGCAGCTTGCTTGGTCGCATCTTCGAGTTGCTTCTGCGTTTCCGTACGCTCGGCGGGATCCTTGAGCGTCTTGAGGCGATCGGGCAGGCTCTTCACCAAGGTGTTGGCGGCCTGCATTTCATCGATCGATTCTTTGCCGACCTTGCGGGCATCGGCGAAGTTCTTTGGTTCGGGCTTGTCAGTAACTTCGCCCCCATCGCCGCCGAAGTCGCCAATCATGTTGCGCGCCCGCTCTTGGAACGGCCCCGGAAACTTCATGACGTACCGAACCAACTTGCCGCCGTCGACCAACAGTTTGCGGGCATTGGGGTCTTTGGCATCCTTGGCTTTGAGTTCATCAGCGTAAAGCTTCATCGCCCTGGCAATATCGACTCGAATCGACATGAACTCTTCGCTGCGATCTTCGGCTGGGCGGGCGGAGTCGACCAGTTGGACCGGCCGCTTTTCTTTGTTCTTGTCGATGATTTCGAGATACAGTTTTTGATCGATCCACGAGGCCATGGCCAGTTCGGTGACTTTCACCCGCATCACGCGGAAGGGTTCCGGATTATCGGGATTGGCCAGCAGTTCGTTGAAGTAGCCGAGGGCGTCTTTGTGTTTGCCAAGCTTCTGCAAGCAGCGGGCCTGATACATGCGGGCATACAAGCCGGCTAGGCGGGTGCGATACTTCGAGTAGATCTCGCCGTACTCTTTGGCCGCCGTTTCGAGCGCCGTGGTCCGATCCTTCGCGCCAGCTTCGTAAGTTTCGGCCATTTCTTCGCGAGTGGCAGCCTGCAGAAGTTGCGATTGGAGATAGTCCTTGCGGAACTGCTCGCGTTCTTCGAACTTCTTGGCTTCTTTCTTTTCATCCAGCGCCGCGGGATACGCCTTCAGCTTTTCGCCGATTTCGGTCGTCAGATCTTCGAAGACTTTGAGCGCTTCCGTGTAGAACGTGCGGGCTTCGGTCAAGAACGCTGATTTTTGTGCGGGGAGAGCCTTCTCCGATTTCTTCATGCGAGCCCGAGCGCGCTCGACCACCACGTTGCCCAAGTGACTGCGGGCAGCAATCACCAGAATGTGCGACGAGTTGCTGCCGATGAACTTTTGGAGCGCCTGCTGACCTTCGTCGAGTTGCTTTTCTCGCAGTGCCGGGTCGCGCTGGGCCTTGGCCCCATCGACGAGGGTTACACCCCGTTCGTATTGCAGCGTCGTTTTGAATTCAGCCGGCACGGCGGGATTTTTGGCAGCAACATCGAGGTAGTCGATGGCCACATCGTAATAGCCGCGTTCGCGCAGGCCTTCGAGAAACGCACGCGCCGGTTCAATAGCCTGGGCCGATTCGGTGAACCCGGCAAGACCAACGAGCGCACCGGCAAAGAGCCAAGCCGCTAATTTTGCGCGTGAACCTAATCGAAGTGAACCGAACTCGAGCGAAGATCGCCTGGTCATGACGTGAATCCTTAATCTGCCTGCTGAGTGCGTGTACTGTTGAACGTTCGCGGGGCAACGAGTCATTTATTGCCGCCACAGCGAACGGTGAGCGAATCGTCGGGAAATAATAGTCGATAGCGAAAGTGGCTACTTGGGGAACGGATGCCGACAACGGAGCACGCCGAGAAGCGAGCCAATGTCAGACGAAAGAACAACGGGGGAACGAACTTCAGACAAGGGGAATGCGCAGAGTGCCAATTGGTAAATTATAGTCATCAGGACCTGACTTCAACCGTTTTAGTCTCAAACTGGCCCTCCAGGCGACATTTTCTCCATCCTTGACCGACTTGACGCCAAATCGTCATTCGACGGCGGCAATTTGCCTCGCTTGTTGCCAACGTTTGTTGCGGGGTTTGCCGTTAGCGGCCGCGAATCTTCTCCATTCGATCGAGCAAGGTGAGCAGGCGATTCAAATCGGGCTCTTGCCGCAGCGTCAGGCTCCACGGCCGTATGGTTGTACGGATCGTAGCGGCTGTATTGCGCTGCTGCGTCGGGAGCAGATTCTCTCTCCGCAAGGCTTCGCGCGAGCCGCGCAGTTGTTCCGCAATCTCGGCGGCCACGGCCGCCGTTTGCAGCGAAGCAGGTGTTTCGCCAAACGACGAAGCGATGTGATTGCGCGTGAGCGGCAACTTTTTCTGCTGACGCTGACTCGTTTGCGGGTCTTTCCAAGTGATGATGGCTTCGCCCAGATTGGTGCTGCTATGGCCGGTTAGCCAAAGTTCAAGCAAAGCTCCCGCAGCTTCTTCCGGCAGCAATTGAGCATCGACGGCAGCGGGAACAACCGCGGCGAGCAGGTTCGGCTCGTGACCGAGCAGACGATACGCGCCCACGGTTTGCGGATTGAAACGAATGCGAAGTTGCGCTTCGAGCGCGACCGCTGGACTATGCCCTGCCAGGCTTTCGACCAGCGAAGCATACAACTGCTGCCGCGAACTAATCGCCCGATAAGTCCCTGCCAGTTCTTGCGTCAATTGGCTCAAGAGTGGGTCGGGCTCGGAACGGCCGGAGACATCGAGCACATCAAAGCCAACCCCTTCCGCGCCGATGAGCGTCATCACTTCCGTGATCTTTTCGGCCGTATCGTCCGGCATCGCTGCCCGGCTGTCGGTAATCAAGACCAGCCGTTGACGATAAGAACCTACATTCATCAGCGGTGGTTCGGTCAAGGCAACCGAAGCTGCGGTTTGCAAACCGGCCGCCAGGTTGGTGCCGCCACGAGGATTCAATTCGAGGAGCTGCTGCCGCAACTCTTCCCCCTGGCTAGCGGTCAAATGCTCGGTGCGGCAGACGATGTCTTCTTCAAAGGCGACAATCGAGAGCGCGTCGCGCCCCGTCATCTGCCCCTGCATTTGATTGAGGGCGTGGCGCACCATTTCCAGCCGATTGCCTCGGGCCATGCTGGCCGAGATATCGATCGCCACTACCAGGTGCGTGGGCTGCTTCGATTGGCGTTTCAACTTGCCCGCCTGCACGCCAATGTGCAGCAACTTGGCATCGGGCGGGCCGAAGGGGGACGGACTGCCGTTAATAACGAGGTCTAGCCTGCCGCGTGGAGCGGGTGGAAGTCGCGATTCGAGCGCGGCCACAAACTGTTCCACGCGAATTTCGTCGGCGTTGGGGAGTTTGCCGTTCGCGAGCGCTGCTTCGGCCAGTTCGACCGACGAATTTGCGGTGCTGAGTGGAATCTCCAGCTGTTGCAGTTTGGGATTGCGGCCGGGGCTAACGGGCGGAAAGATCCCTTCGCGCAGCAGAAAGCGACGATCGAATTCGCGAACCAGCGGCGGTTCGATGCCGGAACGGGCCGGCAGTTGCACGCGGATTAATTCGGGAAGTTCATCTTCGGAATACTGCGGCGCACCGAGCAGGCCGTACTTCATGAGCACAACATCGTCCCAGGGACGCATGCCGCTGCGCAGGAGCGACTGCAACTGACCCACCGGGCCGCTGCTGGTCAGGAACAGACTCGGATCGACTTCGCCCATCAGCGTGGTGTCGCTCTCGGCAGGTTCGACCGTCATCGCCATCGACGGTAGCGATTCCTGGTGTGGCAGCCAGGTAACCCCCTCGTCAGATTCGTCCGGGGCGGGAATCAGCGAGCCGTCCCAAGTACCCGGAGCCTGAGCGAGCACGACCCATTGCGGTTCGACAGCGGGTGGATAGATCGACGTCAGGTATGCGGCCCCGGAAGTGAACAGCGTTGCCGAGACGGCCAAAAACAGCGCGGCGGCCACTGTCAAGCGAGCGGCCCAGCGCTGCACGTTGCGCCAGCGATCGGCCGGTGTTGGCAGTTGCAATTGGCCGCGCAGCGTAAGGGGCGCGTCCACTTCCTGCAACTCTTCATCGAGCAGGTCGTCTTCGGGAATTGCATGCAGCCGCAGCGACAGTTCTTCGGGAACAGCCAACCCGCATACCAGTTGATCGAGTTCATCGTCCGTGGGAATCGCGATTTCCTTCAGCCGCGCAGCGAGTTCTTGCGGCACCGCGATATCGCGGAGCAAGTCGTCGAGGCGGGAATCGTCGGGAACGTGATCCATGGAACGAGAGCGCTAGTTACTTCAAGCTGTTCGATTGAGGCGGTGGGTGGGGTATGTCATGTACGGGCTGCAATCAGCACTTCGCGTAATCGCCGGCGCGCCCGGCTGACCCGCGATAACACGGTGCCCAGCGGAACTTCCAGCAAATCGGCGACTTCCTGATGGGTTAACTCGCCCACGACGACCAGCAGTAATGTCTCGCGCAACTCGGTCGGAAGTTGCGACAGGGCGAACTGCATCTCGTCGGTGTAGTCACTAGCCAGCGGATCGATCGGCTGCACGCCAACATCCAAAGGTTGTTCGCCAGCCAAGGTGGGAGGGGGGGCCTTGCGCCGCCAACGATCCACAATTCGCCGGCGCAGGATTGACGCTAACCACGCGCGGTCCCCGATCCCTTCGCAGAAAGCCTCACGGCTTTTCCACGCTGAGCGGAAGGTCTCTTGAACCATATCCTCAGCTTCGTGCCGGTCCCCCATCATGCGATAGGCAATGCGGTACAAAGCAGACGTGTGTTCATCGACCAGCGCGTTGAACTGCGTCAACGACAACGCCAACGTCCGGTCTCCGTTGCGGAAAATCGCCGCTTCAATCAGCAGCAAGTTGTTTCGAGAGAGGAACTTGCGGCAATTTGCAGCAGCGAGACTAAGTTGACTCGCTAATAGGGGTTCGCCCCGTCCCCTTAAGTTTATTCCCGCTAGCTATCGCGGGGATAGCTTTCCGTTGCCAAAAAAATGCCGCGGGGAGTGGGCTTAGCAGGCAATCTGTCTATACGAGCCAGCGGAGAATTAAGTTTTCGTGACTGAAAGGAGTTGAGCGAGGGTGACAGCCAGGCCTTCCAGAGCGCTGCGGTCGGGGAGGGTGATCGTCAGCCGCTGCTTGCCGGCGGGATCTACTTCGACGCACTGTGAAAGTTCCGAGGTGATTTCGCTGACGAGTTGCGGCTGAGCAGGGGTCGCTGCTCCTTGCGAGGCGACCAGTTCGCCCAAAACCCAGTCCGGTGCCGCGCAAGGCAACGCGAAACGTCTTGCCGGTGAGCATGCTGGTGACGGTGTAATGGGTCCAGGGCTGCTCGGGCACAGCCGCGGCGATCTTCATTTTTTCGGTGCGGGCGCGTTCGGCCCGGTCACTGAGCGCCCGCAGGTACAATTCTTCTTCCGGCAAACTTTCGAGCGGCTTACCGGGCTCGGTTGGAGCAACCGCCAGGCCCAGAAGAGTCTTCTCCTCCAGCAGCAGAGAGAAGGCTGCTCCGAGATGCTCACAGGGACCTTCGCAGCCAGTGCAGTTCCATAGTAATCGGCTGCGGGAATCGGCCCTTGGCGTGATGCTGGCGACAACAGGCAGCCCCTGCTTCGTCGTCTCAAAAAAGCGGACGCGGAATAGATCGTTCCCGAGATAGACCTGCTGTTCGGGATTGATTTCCCACTTGCCGCCCTGCTGAATCAGTTTTTTCCTGCGGGGCCGAGCAGTTTGCAGGCATCAAGAAAGTTGAGTTGCGACAGACGATCGCGAAAGGTGAGCTTGTTCGCAGGCTTTGATTCGACCACCGGAGCCTTGGTGTTTGCCGCATCCTTCGTCGTCATGACGCACCCTTGAAGAAGAGTTGCCGCGATTAGTGCGGTGAACGAGTCATTCCTAAATCAGACCCCTGCAACAGGCACCGATCTTAATGAACCGCCCACCCCGATTGAATCACCCCGTGCGACCAATTTACTTGAGCGCGTCGAGTGGATTTTGAAAGATCTCGGCGAGCTTTAGTTCGAAACCGGGCAGCAGGGAGGTCGAGACCATGGCTGTTCCTTGCCAGACCAGCGGGGACTGGGGGCTGGTGAACTGGTGCAACTCACGCGTCTTGGGATAGACGTACCAAACTTCTTCACTCCCCGTAGAGAAATACTCCTTCAACTTCTCATCCATTTCCTTGCGGCTGTTCGAATCGCTAATGACTTCGACGGCTAGGGTGGGTGCGACAGGAATGAGATTTTCTTGAATTCCTGCAAAAAACTGCTGGGCGCGATCTGCTGCTAAGTACGCCGTATTCGGGCGGCGAATGAGTCCTGTGCGCAATCTGTATGCTGCACTGCCCCCCAGCACGATTCCACCTGAATGCAGACCTACATACGATGCAAGTGAACTACAAATCCGGCTGCCGATGAAGGAATGGAATGTCCATGTCGCTTTGTCGATCAAAATTCCGTCGACTAGTTCGCACAAGCGGTCTTCGTGCTCGGCGAGATAAACCACGGCTTCTTCCGTGGCCTGACCCGGAAGAGGCCTCATGGCGATACGTGCCACGGGAATCTCGCCAAAACGCTCAGCAAGTTGAACTAGCATGAACTGCGGCAAGTCCAAGTCAATTGGACCATTCATTGGCGACCAAGTGCTCATAAACGCCAGTTTAGGCAGACTGCTGACCCTTTACGAGTGTCTTCCCCTGGTTTGTGCTTCCGCTGCCTTTCCTTGCCAGCACCGGCAATTCAGCCACTTTCCGTCCCTTCGCGCCCCTCGGCTACCCGGCTAAAATCGCGGTTTCCCGTTTTACCCGGCTTTTGCCGGTTACAAACCAGACGTAACTCTCCACGAGCACCGCTCAATCAGCACGAAATCATGAGCAAGAAGAAAAACCTGGTCGTTGCCCAAAGCGGCGGCCCGAGTCCGGTGATCAACAACACGCTGCGCGGCCTGATCGAAGCGGCTCGCAACTACGACAACATCGGCACCGTCTACGGCGCATTTCACGGCATCGAAGGGGTGCTGAAAGAAGAGTTGCTCGACCTCTCGGGGCAATGCCGCGACGAGATCTCGCTCCTTCGTTACACGCCGGCCGCCGGTTCGATTGGCACTTGCCGTTACAAGCTCAAGGCGAATCAAAACGAAGACTTCGATCGCGTGCTGGAGGTATTTAAGGCTCACGATGTCGGCTACTTCTGCTACATCGGTGGCAACGACTCGATGGACACCGCCAACAAAGTGGCTCAGCTTGCGCAGCAGCGAGGCTTGGACCTGATTGGCATCGGCGGGCCCAAGACAATCGACAACGACGTCGGCGATTCCGAATTCAAGCTCATCGACCATACACCTGGTTACGGCAGCACCGCCAAGTACTGGATGCACGCGGTTCAAAATGCCAACGAAGAAAACGAAGGCTCGTGCCCCGCAGACCCTGTGCTGGTCATGCAAGCCATGGGTCGCAAGATCGGCTTCATTCCTGCCGCGGCTCGGCTGGCCGATCCGAATCGCGAGATGCCGTTGCAGATCTATCTGGCCGAAAGCCCTTGCTCGCTCGAGCAATTGGCTGATAACGTCAACGATCAACTGGTGAAAGACGGTCGCTGCATTGTCGTCATCAGCGAAGGCTTTAACGTCGGCAGCTTGGGCGAGCGTAAAGACTCGTTCGGCCACACGCAGTTCAGCAGCAGCGAAACGACGGTGGCTCAGCTGGTCGTGAACTACCTCAACAAGATCGGCTTGAAGGCCAAGGGAAGTGCTCGCGGCAATGTGCCCGGCACCGACCAGCGTCACTCGATGGCTTATGCCTCGACAGTCGATTTGGACGAAGCCTATCGCGCCGGCGAGAACTGCGCCGTCATCGCCGCCAAGGGTGAGAGCGGCTACATGTCGACCATCCTGCGTAACCCAGGTGCCGTCTACAGTGTGACCTACGACAAGGTTCCTTTGACCGAAGTCGCCAACAGCGAGCGGACCTTCCCCAAGAAGTGGATCACCGCTGCGGGCAACGACGTCACCGACGACTTCCTCAGGTACGCCAAGCCCCTCGTCGGCGAAGGGATGGTCAGCTTGCCTATCGTTGATGGTCGTCAACGGATGACGCGGCTTAAGAAGACGTTCGCCGCGCAAAAGTTGCCGAAGTATGTGCCGCAAGCGGATCGGGCAAAGTAGTAGGGAGGAAGCGAGGAAGGGATAAAGGGTTGAAGAGAGGGAAAGCCAAGGCGGGAGGTTGTGATGAGGAATTATCGCGACCTCTAGGTTTGGCAAGCTGCCTTGCGACTCGCAGTTGATATTTGTCGTGCCCTGGAATCGTTTCCTAAGCACGAGCAGTACGGCATTTGCAGTCAGATTCGCAGGAGTGCAGTTTCTATTCCCTCAAATATTGCCGAAGGACATCAACGCGACTCCACCAAGGAGTTCCTTCAATTCCTTTCCATTGCCCGCGGTTCATTGGCTGAAGTTGAAACACAAATCATCATTTCTCAAGAACTCGGATATTTCAAGAAAGAGTATGCAGAAGCATTCCTAGCACGAACTAGCGAGTTGCTTCGCATGCTCCAAGGACTTCAAGCGGCCCTGCGAAGGCGATTGGCCAAGTAAATTCCTGCTGCTCTATCTCTTCATCGCTTCGTCCCTTTCCCCCTTCAACCCTAACCTCTAACCAACAGCCTCACCCATGTATGAGATAGCTCCCAAACACGCTTTCCTCGTCGGCATCGATAGCGATGGCTGCACGTTCGACACCATGGAACTGAAGCACAAAGAGTGCTTCATTCCGAACATCATCAACTACTACGGCCTGCAAGCCGTAAGCAAGTACGCTCGCGAATGTGCCGAGTTTGTGAACCTGTACAGCAAGAGCCGCGGCATCAATCGCTTCCCGGCGCTCATCGAAGCGCTCGAGTGGCTGCAGAAGCGGCCCGAGGTGATCGCTCGCGGCGTGAAGATCGAAATTCCTGATGCACTGCGCAAGTGGGTCAAGGAAGAAACCAAGCTGGGCAATCCAGCGCTCGAAGCCAAGGTGAAGGCCAGCGGCGACAAGGCCCTAACCGAATGCCTCGCGTGGTCGAAGGCCGTGAACAAGACCGTCGACGATATGGTTCGTCACGTGCCGCCATTCCCGTATGTCTTCGACAGCTTGAAAAAGCTGCAAGGCAAGGCCGACATGATCGTCTGCTCGGCCACGCCGAACGACGCGCTGAAGAAGGAATGGAGCGAGCATGGTATCGATCAGTTCGTGACCGCGATCTGCGGCCAGGAAGTCGGCACGAAGAAGGAAGTCCTCACGAACTCGCAGAAGTACGCCCCCAGCCATACGCTGATGATTGGCGATGCTCCTGGCGACTATGCCGCTGCCAAGGCCAACAACTGCCTCTTCTATCCGATCAATCCCGGCAATGAAGACGCCAGTTGGAAGCGGTTTCATGATGAAGCCATCGATCGCTTTTTGAATGAGACGTTTGCGGGTGAATATCAAAAGATGTTGCTCGCCGAGTTCGATAGCTACTTGCCTGAGAAGCCAAGTTGGAAGGGTGTTAGCTAGGAGGGGGCTAGGGACCGGGAACTGGGAGCTGGGGAAAGAAGGCAATGGCCGCTATTCGCAGCTACCGCGACTTAATCGTTTGGCAAGAGGCGATTTCGCTGGCGAAGAGTGTCTACAAACTTTCCGCGAAC
Above is a window of Anatilimnocola aggregata DNA encoding:
- a CDS encoding RNA polymerase sigma factor; translated protein: MALSLTQFNALVDEHTSALYRIAYRMMGDRHEAEDMVQETFRSAWKSREAFCEGIGDRAWLASILRRRIVDRWRRKAPPPTLAGEQPLDVGVQPIDPLASDYTDEMQFALSQLPTELRETLLLVVVGELTHQEVADLLEVPLGTVLSRVSRARRRLREVLIAART
- a CDS encoding Uma2 family endonuclease: MNGPIDLDLPQFMLVQLAERFGEIPVARIAMRPLPGQATEEAVVYLAEHEDRLCELVDGILIDKATWTFHSFIGSRICSSLASYVGLHSGGIVLGGSAAYRLRTGLIRRPNTAYLAADRAQQFFAGIQENLIPVAPTLAVEVISDSNSRKEMDEKLKEYFSTGSEEVWYVYPKTRELHQFTSPQSPLVWQGTAMVSTSLLPGFELKLAEIFQNPLDALK
- a CDS encoding diphosphate--fructose-6-phosphate 1-phosphotransferase, which gives rise to MSKKKNLVVAQSGGPSPVINNTLRGLIEAARNYDNIGTVYGAFHGIEGVLKEELLDLSGQCRDEISLLRYTPAAGSIGTCRYKLKANQNEDFDRVLEVFKAHDVGYFCYIGGNDSMDTANKVAQLAQQRGLDLIGIGGPKTIDNDVGDSEFKLIDHTPGYGSTAKYWMHAVQNANEENEGSCPADPVLVMQAMGRKIGFIPAAARLADPNREMPLQIYLAESPCSLEQLADNVNDQLVKDGRCIVVISEGFNVGSLGERKDSFGHTQFSSSETTVAQLVVNYLNKIGLKAKGSARGNVPGTDQRHSMAYASTVDLDEAYRAGENCAVIAAKGESGYMSTILRNPGAVYSVTYDKVPLTEVANSERTFPKKWITAAGNDVTDDFLRYAKPLVGEGMVSLPIVDGRQRMTRLKKTFAAQKLPKYVPQADRAK
- a CDS encoding VWA domain-containing protein — its product is MDHVPDDSRLDDLLRDIAVPQELAARLKEIAIPTDDELDQLVCGLAVPEELSLRLHAIPEDDLLDEELQEVDAPLTLRGQLQLPTPADRWRNVQRWAARLTVAAALFLAVSATLFTSGAAYLTSIYPPAVEPQWVVLAQAPGTWDGSLIPAPDESDEGVTWLPHQESLPSMAMTVEPAESDTTLMGEVDPSLFLTSSGPVGQLQSLLRSGMRPWDDVVLMKYGLLGAPQYSEDELPELIRVQLPARSGIEPPLVREFDRRFLLREGIFPPVSPGRNPKLQQLEIPLSTANSSVELAEAALANGKLPNADEIRVEQFVAALESRLPPAPRGRLDLVINGSPSPFGPPDAKLLHIGVQAGKLKRQSKQPTHLVVAIDISASMARGNRLEMVRHALNQMQGQMTGRDALSIVAFEEDIVCRTEHLTASQGEELRQQLLELNPRGGTNLAAGLQTAASVALTEPPLMNVGSYRQRLVLITDSRAAMPDDTAEKITEVMTLIGAEGVGFDVLDVSGRSEPDPLLSQLTQELAGTYRAISSRQQLYASLVESLAGHSPAVALEAQLRIRFNPQTVGAYRLLGHEPNLLAAVVPAAVDAQLLPEEAAGALLELWLTGHSSTNLGEAIITWKDPQTSQRQQKKLPLTRNHIASSFGETPASLQTAAVAAEIAEQLRGSREALRRENLLPTQQRNTAATIRTTIRPWSLTLRQEPDLNRLLTLLDRMEKIRGR
- a CDS encoding MotA/TolQ/ExbB proton channel family protein: MRWLEVSKPWGLVVVLLLALGLSVEAGRSLGIVTGPVAVAQDEPAEEPAAAEEPAGKPQQSYLAWFFKALGIRYTIAFLALSFSFVAILVMNFLVCRRDSFVPRHLIDAFEAHLNEKRFQEAFDLAKNDESFLGQMLSSGMANLQAGYDKAMEAMAETAEDEGMKIEHRLSYISLIASISPLVGLLGTVDGMVASFQVIAISGATPKASDLAEGISMALITTLVGLVLAIPAILAFNLFKNRISRLTMEAGHAAGRLMGRFESMGKK
- a CDS encoding tetratricopeptide repeat protein, whose product is MQFRQSTIAVAAAILGSCCTLAAQAQSLDTIYSTKGGVPSKGTVTTITKNEIALDMAGVPRSFPVNEITRVIFADEPNELTNARNSVVAKNYNAAVEELKKVDPAALTREFMRHDAAYYKALSELRLAMSEGGDKTKAEADMLAFLRSAPDSYHFYEAAELLGDLAASSGKYENAVRYYTPISKAPFEDYQMRANNAVARAQVAQKNFPAALAGFEAVLAGNLSTVEATQQKMLASVGKAQCLGETGKADEGVAMAEGIIAKNDPQDAKLFARAYNALGACHLKAGRPKDALLAYLHTDVLFYADSDAHAEALYNLVKLWGDLNKADRATAARATLRERYAGSIWNAKE